A region from the Flavobacteriales bacterium genome encodes:
- a CDS encoding T9SS type A sorting domain-containing protein, whose translation MMVRAVLVQLLLFAAHIAASQAPAIQWQLCSGGADVEDQPDVIQTMDGGFVMVSTTYSVDGDAAGNHGSADVLVKKVDGVGNNEWIKVLGGSSWELSNAIRQTNDGGYLVLGTTSSNDGDVMGHHGDSDIWLLKLDVVGDIEWQRCLGGSGSDGIGYVDDSWSSILELTNDGGCLITGTTTSDDGDVVGWHPGYSQGQARNDIWVVKVDGTGAIQWQRALGGSGSEFIGRMVSTSDGGCILVGDTESPDGDVVGWHAGIGQNGVNDDLWVVKLSSMGAIEWQRTLGGYEDEFAQDVLETPDGGFIASARSCSMDGDLVNNVQGLVWWVVKLDQSGAVEWEKSLGGLYGNSVLDMALAATGGYLIGGGLLGPGADAPCYHGTAQDAMEDAWVVKLAPAGTIEWQLCLGGTGLDEYGSLGGAFVATPDGGCVIGALSYSDDGDVTNNQGNGDAWIAKVSNTGALAWQRALGGSGLDHPSSIRITSDGGFLVSGITASNNGDVSGNHGGLDTWILELAGDGSGLNEFPFQGFIISPVPATNEVRITTPMPYPDTRATVIDALGQEVESAAMGGTDLWLDVGHLPRGVYLVKLSTKGASRSQRVVLE comes from the coding sequence ATGATGGTCCGCGCTGTTCTTGTCCAGCTTCTGCTATTCGCCGCGCACATTGCGGCTTCCCAAGCACCAGCCATCCAATGGCAACTCTGCTCGGGCGGTGCGGATGTTGAGGATCAACCGGATGTCATCCAGACCATGGACGGAGGCTTCGTCATGGTATCGACCACCTATTCGGTTGACGGTGATGCCGCAGGTAACCATGGGAGCGCGGATGTGCTGGTAAAGAAGGTGGACGGCGTCGGGAACAATGAGTGGATCAAAGTTCTGGGCGGAAGTTCTTGGGAGCTCAGTAATGCCATTCGGCAAACGAACGATGGTGGTTACCTGGTTTTGGGTACGACAAGTTCGAACGATGGGGATGTTATGGGCCATCACGGTGATTCGGATATCTGGTTGTTGAAGCTGGATGTTGTTGGCGATATCGAATGGCAGCGTTGCTTGGGGGGGTCGGGGTCGGACGGGATCGGCTATGTGGATGACTCGTGGTCAAGCATCCTGGAATTGACGAATGATGGTGGATGCTTGATCACTGGAACAACAACGTCCGACGATGGGGATGTTGTGGGCTGGCACCCCGGGTACTCCCAAGGCCAGGCACGGAATGACATTTGGGTCGTGAAAGTTGACGGTACGGGTGCTATCCAATGGCAAAGGGCGCTCGGGGGATCAGGGAGCGAGTTCATTGGGCGAATGGTGTCAACAAGCGATGGCGGCTGCATCCTTGTTGGCGACACTGAATCTCCGGATGGCGACGTGGTGGGTTGGCACGCTGGGATCGGACAAAACGGAGTGAACGATGATCTATGGGTCGTTAAGTTGAGCTCAATGGGCGCAATTGAATGGCAGCGCACCCTGGGTGGTTATGAGGATGAGTTCGCACAAGACGTATTGGAAACCCCTGACGGTGGGTTCATCGCCTCCGCGAGGTCATGCTCCATGGATGGTGACTTGGTCAACAATGTCCAAGGGCTCGTTTGGTGGGTAGTGAAACTTGACCAATCCGGCGCGGTTGAATGGGAGAAGTCGCTCGGCGGCCTCTATGGGAACAGCGTGCTCGACATGGCACTTGCTGCAACGGGTGGGTATTTGATCGGGGGTGGTCTGCTAGGACCCGGAGCGGATGCCCCGTGTTACCACGGCACCGCCCAAGACGCCATGGAAGACGCGTGGGTGGTGAAGCTAGCCCCGGCCGGGACCATTGAATGGCAGCTTTGCCTTGGTGGCACAGGGCTCGATGAATACGGGTCTCTAGGAGGCGCATTCGTTGCGACACCTGATGGTGGTTGTGTGATCGGGGCATTGAGTTATTCCGACGATGGTGATGTGACCAACAACCAAGGCAATGGTGATGCGTGGATTGCGAAGGTCAGCAACACCGGGGCTCTTGCTTGGCAGCGGGCATTGGGTGGCTCGGGCCTTGACCACCCTTCAAGCATTCGCATCACCTCGGATGGTGGTTTCCTTGTTTCCGGCATCACCGCCTCTAATAATGGGGACGTGTCAGGAAACCATGGTGGCTTGGACACGTGGATACTGGAACTGGCTGGGGATGGAAGTGGGTTGAATGAGTTTCCCTTTCAGGGTTTCATCATCAGCCCGGTGCCCGCTACGAACGAGGTCAGGATCACGACGCCGATGCCATACCCGGATACCCGGGCCACGGTCATCGACGCGCTAGGACAAGAGGTCGAAAGCGCAGCCATGGGCGGCACCGATCTCTGGCTGGATGTCGGCCATCTGCCGCGTGGTGTGTACTTGGTTAAGTTGAGCACGAAGGGAGCGAGCAGGTCGCAACGGGTGGTCTTGGAGTGA
- a CDS encoding polysaccharide biosynthesis C-terminal domain-containing protein, translated as MSTLRKLAGQTAIYGLSSVVARFLNFLLTPLLTSKGVFAPEEFGVITSFYAWAAFINVLLTFGMETTYFRFASLHNAGSEYSSSPTGGGREGASYATAFFSVAGLSLFFTLVCLFFPDALAAGMRYPMHGKLVWMLGLALGLDAMTALPMARLRKENRPWRFVLVNLANVGVTVVLSLYYFAYAKQHDPSIGVGHVFLINLIASAVKFLMVVPQWPSFVALDRSLLKPMLVFAAPLAIAGLAGMVNETADRTVLKYLLPVGTADEQIGIYGACYKLAVLITLFIQAFRMGAEPFFFSHAKEQDSKQTFARIMNVFVAVCMVAFLVVMLFLDLFKWFIPNEAYHEGLRVVPILMLANVFLGIYYNQSVWYKLTDRTRAGSTISLVGAGITLVLLFVLIPILGYMGAAWATLGCYASMAIISYAWGQKHYPVPYNVTRVLLYMAGGVALWWGCEQVPVEGAVAYAIRGIVLLGFGLVAWKLEKPLALR; from the coding sequence ATGAGCACCCTCCGCAAGCTCGCCGGTCAGACAGCCATCTATGGGCTGAGCAGCGTTGTTGCGCGGTTCCTCAACTTCCTGCTCACGCCGCTGCTCACGAGCAAGGGCGTGTTCGCGCCGGAGGAGTTCGGTGTCATCACCTCGTTCTATGCGTGGGCGGCATTCATCAATGTGCTGCTCACGTTCGGTATGGAGACGACCTACTTCCGGTTCGCGTCTTTGCACAACGCTGGTTCGGAGTACTCCTCCTCCCCCACTGGGGGAGGCCGGGAGGGGGCCTCCTACGCCACCGCCTTTTTCTCCGTCGCCGGGCTCTCACTGTTCTTCACCCTTGTATGCCTGTTCTTCCCGGATGCCCTTGCCGCTGGAATGCGCTATCCGATGCACGGCAAGTTGGTGTGGATGCTCGGTCTTGCCTTGGGCCTCGATGCCATGACCGCACTGCCCATGGCCCGCTTGCGCAAGGAGAACCGGCCGTGGCGTTTCGTACTGGTGAACTTGGCGAACGTGGGCGTCACCGTGGTGCTTAGCCTCTACTACTTCGCTTACGCCAAACAGCACGATCCGAGCATCGGCGTGGGCCACGTCTTCCTCATCAACCTCATCGCCAGCGCCGTCAAGTTCCTGATGGTGGTGCCGCAATGGCCATCGTTCGTTGCACTCGATAGGTCGCTGCTGAAGCCCATGCTCGTGTTCGCAGCCCCGCTCGCGATCGCGGGACTTGCCGGCATGGTGAACGAAACGGCTGACCGCACCGTGCTCAAATACCTGTTGCCCGTGGGAACCGCCGATGAACAGATCGGTATCTACGGCGCGTGCTACAAGCTGGCGGTGCTCATCACGCTTTTCATCCAAGCGTTCCGCATGGGCGCCGAGCCGTTCTTCTTCAGCCATGCCAAAGAGCAGGACAGCAAACAGACCTTTGCGCGCATCATGAACGTGTTCGTGGCGGTGTGCATGGTGGCCTTCCTGGTGGTGATGCTCTTCCTGGATCTGTTCAAGTGGTTCATCCCGAATGAAGCCTATCACGAGGGACTGCGGGTGGTGCCCATCCTGATGCTCGCGAACGTATTCTTGGGCATCTACTACAACCAGAGTGTGTGGTACAAGCTCACGGACCGCACGCGCGCGGGAAGCACGATCAGCCTTGTCGGTGCGGGCATCACGCTGGTGCTGCTCTTCGTGCTCATCCCCATCCTGGGGTACATGGGCGCGGCGTGGGCAACACTTGGGTGCTATGCCAGCATGGCCATCATCAGCTACGCATGGGGCCAAAAGCATTACCCCGTGCCGTACAACGTGACGCGGGTGCTGCTGTACATGGCCGGTGGGGTGGCGCTGTGGTGGGGGTGTGAGCAGGTACCCGTAGAAGGAGCAGTGGCTTATGCGATCCGCGGCATAGTGCTCCTCGGCTTCGGTCTTGTGGCTTGGAAGTTGGAGAAGCCGCTTGCCCTGCGCTAG
- a CDS encoding LysM peptidoglycan-binding domain-containing protein: MNERTLLLAASLALSTAALAQPDAAPATGQYEVPFAIATDDPVMEQLDRLAQLPWVKNDPFSTDVAALNVHRYAMTDTPRFSDDVYRNRLAVLDQRTPFSLTYRPVVKSYIELYAVRKREQTGRMLGLSQQYFPIFEEALDRHDMPMELKYLAVVESALFPGAKSRAAAVGLWQFMQPTGKMYGLHVDSYTDERCDVYESTDAACRYLKDLHAIYGNWELALAAYNCGPGNVNKAIRRAGGTKDYWAVYDHLPRETRGYVPAFIAVNYIFNHATDHNLYPLAPNYCAYEIDTVKVCYPLDFKLLGAVLDMKEEDLALLNPVHKRGFIADPMQPVTLYLPHDKVGAYIANEEQLMLAWKPAAQPAVPAQEQLAQTKKYHTVRRGESLGSIANKHRVSVAQLRNWNNLRGNTIRPGQRLALHVAAKAEPTAEAQPTKAEQPAASRTGEEYIYYTVQQGDTLWGIAQRHPGITVEEIRRMNEGLSSKSLKPGKRIKVGVQKG, translated from the coding sequence ATGAACGAACGCACTCTCCTGCTTGCTGCCTCGCTGGCCCTTTCCACGGCCGCGCTGGCACAACCCGACGCTGCGCCCGCGACCGGTCAGTACGAAGTCCCCTTTGCCATTGCCACCGACGATCCGGTGATGGAGCAGCTGGACCGTCTTGCCCAGCTCCCTTGGGTGAAGAACGATCCTTTCTCCACCGATGTGGCCGCACTGAACGTGCACCGCTATGCAATGACGGACACGCCCCGCTTCAGCGACGATGTGTACCGCAATCGCTTGGCCGTGCTGGACCAACGGACGCCCTTCAGCCTCACCTACCGTCCGGTGGTGAAGAGCTACATCGAGCTTTACGCGGTACGCAAGCGCGAACAGACCGGTCGTATGTTGGGCTTGTCCCAACAGTACTTCCCCATCTTCGAGGAAGCCCTCGACCGCCACGACATGCCCATGGAACTGAAGTACTTGGCCGTTGTGGAGAGTGCGCTGTTCCCCGGGGCGAAGAGCCGCGCAGCCGCAGTCGGCCTGTGGCAGTTCATGCAACCCACCGGAAAGATGTACGGCTTGCACGTGGACAGCTACACCGACGAACGGTGCGACGTTTACGAAAGCACCGATGCCGCCTGCCGCTACCTGAAGGACCTGCATGCCATCTACGGCAACTGGGAGTTGGCGCTCGCAGCGTACAACTGCGGCCCCGGCAACGTGAACAAGGCGATCCGCCGCGCTGGCGGCACCAAGGACTATTGGGCGGTGTACGATCACTTGCCGCGAGAGACCCGTGGCTATGTACCGGCCTTCATAGCGGTGAATTACATCTTCAACCACGCCACTGATCACAACCTCTATCCGCTGGCGCCCAACTACTGCGCTTACGAGATCGATACGGTGAAAGTGTGCTACCCGTTGGACTTCAAACTGCTGGGCGCGGTGTTGGACATGAAGGAGGAAGACCTCGCTCTGTTGAACCCCGTCCATAAGCGCGGTTTCATTGCGGATCCCATGCAACCCGTGACACTGTATTTGCCTCACGACAAAGTGGGTGCGTACATCGCGAACGAGGAGCAGTTGATGCTGGCGTGGAAGCCCGCTGCGCAACCTGCAGTGCCCGCGCAGGAGCAACTGGCGCAAACAAAGAAGTACCACACGGTGCGCCGCGGCGAATCACTCGGGAGCATTGCCAACAAGCACCGTGTTTCCGTGGCACAGCTGCGCAACTGGAACAACCTGCGCGGAAATACGATCCGTCCCGGCCAACGCTTGGCTCTGCATGTGGCCGCCAAGGCTGAGCCAACAGCTGAAGCCCAACCCACCAAGGCCGAACAGCCGGCAGCGTCCCGCACGGGCGAGGAGTACATCTACTACACTGTGCAACAGGGCGACACGCTCTGGGGCATCGCACAGCGCCATCCGGGCATCACCGTGGAGGAGATCCGCCGGATGAACGAAGGGCTTTCGAGCAAGTCGCTCAAGCCCGGCAAGCGTATCAAGGTCGGGGTGCAGAAGGGCTGA
- a CDS encoding type II toxin-antitoxin system ParD family antitoxin, translated as MSKNTSILLGDHFEAFVAQQVKSGKYTSVSEVIRAALRLFEVEETKQESLIKELKKGERAGFVPEFHREEFLNGLHRKRTRKG; from the coding sequence ATGTCCAAGAACACTTCAATACTGCTTGGCGACCACTTCGAGGCCTTTGTGGCCCAACAAGTGAAGTCAGGGAAATACACGTCCGTCAGTGAAGTCATTCGTGCAGCCCTGCGCCTCTTCGAGGTGGAGGAAACAAAGCAGGAGAGCCTTATCAAGGAGCTGAAGAAGGGCGAGCGGGCCGGGTTCGTGCCCGAATTCCATCGTGAGGAGTTCTTGAACGGCCTTCACCGCAAGCGCACGCGGAAAGGATGA
- a CDS encoding enoyl-CoA hydratase/isomerase family protein → MSFNNLLVSDADGIRTITINRPDQLNALNRDTIAELDQALTAADGDKGVRVLIITGSGPKAFVAGADIKEFAHFAVEEGRALAADGQKKLFDHVENMSKPVIAAVNGFALGGGLELAMSCHVRVASDNARMGLPEVSLGVIPGYGGTQRLARLVGKGKAMEMIFSAGMIKADEALQWGLVNHVVAQADLLAKCNELAVAIMKNSPTALAAAIRAVNAGYEPGANGMQREIEEFGKCFGTADFKEGTSAFMEKRKANFTGA, encoded by the coding sequence ATGTCATTCAATAACCTTCTGGTGTCCGATGCCGATGGCATCCGCACCATCACCATCAACCGCCCCGACCAGCTCAACGCCCTGAACCGCGACACCATCGCCGAGCTGGACCAAGCGCTGACCGCCGCCGACGGCGACAAGGGCGTGCGCGTGCTCATCATCACGGGCAGTGGCCCTAAGGCATTCGTTGCGGGTGCCGACATCAAGGAGTTCGCGCACTTCGCCGTGGAAGAAGGCCGAGCACTTGCGGCCGATGGCCAGAAGAAGCTCTTCGACCACGTGGAGAACATGAGCAAACCGGTGATCGCCGCGGTGAACGGTTTCGCATTGGGCGGCGGATTGGAACTGGCCATGAGCTGCCACGTGCGCGTGGCGAGCGACAACGCTCGCATGGGCCTGCCGGAAGTCTCGCTCGGTGTGATCCCCGGCTACGGTGGCACGCAGCGCTTGGCGCGGCTGGTCGGCAAGGGCAAGGCGATGGAGATGATCTTCAGCGCTGGCATGATCAAAGCCGACGAGGCCCTGCAATGGGGACTGGTGAACCACGTTGTAGCACAAGCCGACCTGCTCGCCAAGTGCAACGAGCTTGCAGTCGCCATCATGAAGAACTCTCCCACGGCCCTCGCTGCCGCCATCCGCGCGGTGAACGCCGGTTACGAGCCGGGCGCCAACGGCATGCAACGCGAGATCGAGGAGTTCGGCAAGTGCTTCGGCACCGCGGACTTCAAGGAGGGCACCAGCGCGTTCATGGAGAAGAGGAAGGCGAATTTCACGGGGGCGTGA
- a CDS encoding GHKL domain-containing protein has translation MPQPLPPARSTISAVGYCVLTLLLLGAAWLSRGPSPDDRLASIATDLEQRLAQRAELLRTRATTWHRTAQSDGLSALRGRMQELHAEQENLGIGHWAWQADTLALWTSTGAISEDTLRRTFRAHLRTGSNILLHTFESQQPAWHATAEVYTAPPVSNRYLSASFHPSLGVPRGVIAETTPGIGPVVRDAEGHVMFRLSWNTERLPFNTWDIARALLLILASITLLAAVWKASMHIARRNAALGILVFIVVLVLLRWISMRIYPVEPFDRLQLFGPQLYATSQWLPSLGDLLITGILLTILARFIHASCRPIKVEGPRAALATGLLATALLLALARCITVLAIGLVEDSSIDLDLYHLDRVDVHSAIGLLCVALLFTAWILLADATTRALSNVGRTRHALFTSALVVLGSLIVHHISGVYDLLLVLWPLPLLIIIVLGRRRAYRFGHAVIALITLSAISAHLLIKFTQHREQQERILIAERLITDQDPVVEQLFRSTAPRLRNDSAIYALLTDTLLCRPNELDARVRQEFFTGYWERYRVHLYAFTTDGRLVCSNTNEAARSLATDNAPFTPALPVADMPELHFHTESGQQRFYHAQVAIMATDTSPPTQLLIELLPRAMSDVQGYPELLLSGERTTEQRAARYAFARYDQGLLTEQRGAEHPFRWSGEVSPTGAWSVRDEGSSLALGDATGSMVVLSLPLPTLLDKASTFSWLFAFFSVLLVGAFVVRTVQRDGGLPAFSLGGKVRVALLAFSVVVLLFFGLGAQRLLSGITTQRNDSALQEKARSVAVELQHKLGEEQLLSTQNAPYISRLLDKFGNVFFTDINIYAPQGTLIAATRPQMFTAGLLSERMHPVAFASLAGGARNAVVQVEHIGSAAYRSAYLPLRNNSGTLLGFVNLPSFARQGELEAERTGLITAIVNLFVLLLALSLLAGVLISNWTTRPLEVLRRSIEGMALRGTNERITYTGRDEIGELVRVYNTKVQELHESAEKLARSERESAWKEMARQVAHEIKNPLTPMKLGIQHFQRTWDPSAPEARQRLDRFATGMVEQIDALSRVAGDFSRFAQMGAANETILDLNDVARNAVALFSDGADAAVSLRTAELLVVKADREHLLRVFNNLITNALQAVPEGMQGRVDVVLRRDGDHAVAEVRDNGSGVPEEIRDRIFEPNFTTKSSGMGLGLAMVKRMVEQAGGEVWYESVEGQGAQFVVRLPLAR, from the coding sequence ATGCCGCAGCCGCTTCCACCTGCCCGTTCCACCATCAGCGCTGTGGGCTATTGTGTTCTCACGCTTTTGCTGCTCGGCGCCGCATGGCTCTCCCGCGGCCCTTCCCCCGACGACCGCCTCGCATCCATCGCCACCGACCTCGAGCAGCGCCTCGCCCAACGCGCCGAACTCCTCCGCACCCGCGCCACCACCTGGCACCGCACCGCACAAAGCGATGGCCTCAGCGCCCTCCGGGGCCGCATGCAAGAACTCCACGCCGAGCAAGAAAACCTCGGCATCGGCCACTGGGCCTGGCAAGCCGACACACTCGCCCTCTGGACATCCACCGGCGCCATCTCCGAAGACACCCTGCGCCGCACCTTCCGCGCCCACCTGCGCACCGGCAGCAACATCCTCCTGCACACCTTCGAAAGCCAGCAACCCGCCTGGCACGCCACTGCGGAAGTCTACACCGCGCCGCCCGTCAGTAACCGCTACCTCAGCGCCAGCTTCCACCCCTCGCTCGGTGTGCCGCGCGGCGTCATCGCCGAAACCACCCCCGGCATCGGCCCCGTCGTCCGCGATGCCGAAGGCCACGTCATGTTCCGCCTCTCATGGAACACCGAGCGCCTGCCCTTCAACACCTGGGACATCGCTCGCGCCCTGTTGCTCATCCTCGCCAGCATCACCCTGCTCGCCGCCGTGTGGAAGGCAAGCATGCACATCGCGCGCCGCAACGCCGCCCTCGGCATTCTCGTCTTCATCGTAGTGCTCGTGCTGCTCCGCTGGATCAGCATGCGCATCTACCCCGTCGAACCCTTCGACCGCCTGCAGCTCTTCGGCCCGCAGCTCTACGCCACCAGCCAATGGCTCCCCTCCCTCGGCGACCTCCTCATCACGGGCATCCTCCTCACCATCCTCGCGCGCTTCATCCACGCTTCATGCAGGCCCATTAAGGTTGAAGGCCCTCGCGCCGCCCTGGCCACCGGCCTCCTTGCTACCGCACTTCTGCTGGCGCTCGCCCGGTGCATCACGGTCCTCGCCATCGGTTTGGTCGAAGACAGCTCCATCGATCTGGACCTCTACCACCTCGATCGCGTCGACGTCCACAGTGCCATCGGTCTCCTCTGCGTGGCACTCCTCTTCACCGCGTGGATCCTCCTCGCCGACGCCACCACACGCGCACTGTCCAACGTTGGCCGAACGCGTCACGCACTTTTCACCTCTGCGCTCGTTGTCCTCGGCTCGCTCATCGTGCACCACATCAGCGGTGTGTACGACCTGTTGCTCGTGCTCTGGCCGCTGCCCCTGCTCATCATCATCGTGCTCGGGCGTCGTCGCGCTTATCGTTTCGGGCATGCCGTCATCGCCCTCATCACGCTCTCCGCCATCAGCGCGCACCTCCTCATCAAGTTCACCCAGCACCGCGAGCAGCAGGAGCGCATCCTCATCGCCGAGCGCCTCATCACCGATCAGGACCCCGTCGTCGAGCAGCTCTTCCGCAGCACCGCACCGCGCCTCCGCAACGACAGCGCCATCTACGCCCTCCTCACCGACACCCTGCTCTGCCGCCCCAACGAACTCGATGCCCGTGTGCGCCAGGAGTTCTTCACCGGCTACTGGGAGCGCTACCGCGTGCACCTCTACGCCTTCACCACCGATGGCCGCCTCGTCTGCTCCAACACCAACGAAGCCGCCCGCTCCCTCGCCACCGACAACGCGCCCTTCACGCCCGCGCTTCCCGTGGCCGACATGCCCGAGCTGCACTTCCACACCGAAAGCGGCCAGCAACGATTCTACCATGCGCAGGTCGCCATCATGGCCACCGACACCAGTCCGCCCACGCAGCTCCTCATCGAACTACTGCCGCGCGCCATGAGCGACGTGCAGGGCTATCCCGAGCTCCTCCTCAGCGGCGAGCGCACCACCGAACAACGCGCCGCCCGCTATGCCTTCGCCCGCTACGACCAAGGCCTCCTCACCGAGCAGCGCGGTGCCGAGCATCCCTTCCGCTGGTCGGGGGAAGTCTCGCCCACTGGTGCTTGGTCCGTGCGTGACGAAGGCTCATCGCTGGCGCTGGGCGATGCCACCGGCTCCATGGTGGTGCTTTCGTTACCGCTGCCCACCCTGCTCGACAAGGCCAGCACGTTCAGTTGGCTCTTCGCGTTCTTCAGTGTCTTGTTGGTTGGCGCGTTCGTTGTGCGCACCGTGCAACGCGATGGCGGCTTGCCGGCCTTCTCGCTCGGCGGCAAAGTGCGCGTGGCACTGCTTGCGTTCTCCGTTGTGGTGCTGCTCTTCTTCGGCCTCGGTGCGCAACGCCTGCTCAGCGGCATCACCACGCAGCGCAACGATTCCGCATTGCAGGAGAAAGCCCGCAGCGTTGCCGTGGAACTACAGCACAAGTTGGGCGAAGAGCAGCTCCTCTCAACGCAGAATGCCCCCTACATCAGCCGCCTGCTCGACAAGTTCGGCAACGTCTTCTTCACCGACATCAACATCTACGCCCCGCAAGGAACGCTCATCGCCGCCACGCGCCCGCAGATGTTCACCGCGGGCCTGCTCAGCGAGCGCATGCATCCTGTCGCGTTCGCATCCCTCGCCGGCGGGGCGCGCAACGCCGTGGTGCAAGTGGAACACATCGGCAGCGCGGCGTACCGCAGTGCCTATCTGCCCTTGCGGAACAACTCCGGCACGTTGCTCGGTTTCGTGAACCTGCCCTCCTTCGCGCGCCAAGGTGAACTGGAAGCCGAGCGCACGGGCCTCATTACCGCCATCGTCAACTTGTTCGTGCTTCTGCTTGCATTGTCCCTGCTGGCCGGCGTCCTCATCAGCAACTGGACCACCCGACCGCTGGAAGTGTTGCGCCGCAGCATTGAAGGCATGGCGCTGCGCGGCACCAACGAGCGCATCACCTACACCGGTCGCGACGAGATCGGTGAACTGGTGCGCGTGTACAACACCAAGGTGCAGGAGCTGCACGAGAGCGCCGAAAAACTGGCCCGCAGCGAGCGCGAAAGCGCGTGGAAAGAAATGGCCCGACAGGTGGCGCACGAGATCAAGAACCCGCTCACGCCCATGAAGCTCGGCATCCAGCATTTCCAGCGCACGTGGGACCCGAGCGCTCCGGAAGCAAGGCAACGCCTCGACCGTTTCGCTACGGGCATGGTGGAACAGATCGATGCACTCAGCCGTGTGGCAGGCGACTTCTCTCGCTTCGCGCAGATGGGCGCTGCCAACGAAACCATCCTCGACCTGAACGATGTCGCCCGCAATGCCGTGGCGCTCTTCTCCGACGGCGCGGACGCGGCGGTTTCGCTCCGTACCGCTGAACTGCTCGTGGTGAAGGCCGATCGCGAGCACCTTTTGCGCGTGTTCAACAACCTCATCACCAATGCGCTGCAGGCCGTTCCCGAAGGAATGCAGGGCAGGGTGGATGTCGTGTTGCGGCGCGATGGCGACCACGCGGTCGCGGAGGTGCGCGACAACGGCAGTGGCGTCCCCGAGGAGATCCGCGATCGCATCTTCGAACCGAACTTCACCACCAAGAGCAGCGGCATGGGCCTCGGCCTGGCCATGGTGAAGCGCATGGTGGAACAAGCGGGCGGAGAGGTGTGGTACGAGAGCGTTGAGGGACAGGGCGCGCAGTTCGTAGTGCGCCTGCCGCTCGCGCGGTAG
- a CDS encoding type II toxin-antitoxin system RelE/ParE family toxin, protein MKLKVSRAAAEDLEGIWNYTVEHWSVEQADRYLHLILDAFDRVQGSLHKGKDFGHVRAGYYGEKAGSHLVFYRVNEAEQSIEIIRVLHGRMDLENRLAP, encoded by the coding sequence ATGAAGTTGAAAGTCAGCCGTGCGGCTGCTGAAGATCTGGAGGGCATTTGGAACTACACCGTTGAGCATTGGTCAGTGGAACAGGCCGACCGGTATTTGCACCTGATCCTCGATGCGTTCGATAGGGTCCAAGGCAGTCTGCACAAAGGCAAAGACTTCGGACATGTGCGGGCAGGCTACTATGGCGAGAAGGCCGGATCGCATTTGGTCTTCTATCGTGTGAACGAAGCCGAACAATCCATCGAGATCATCCGTGTGCTGCATGGCCGCATGGACCTGGAGAACCGATTGGCCCCATGA